From the genome of Halomonas sp. I5-271120, one region includes:
- the rpsT gene encoding 30S ribosomal protein S20, which yields MANTKQARKRARQSEARRVLKAGQRSMVRTYIKRVIKAIQGGDHSQAMAEFKTAQPVIDRIADKDALSKKKAARIKSRLNKRIKALAA from the coding sequence GTGGCAAACACTAAACAAGCTCGTAAGCGCGCTCGTCAGTCAGAAGCTCGTCGCGTCCTTAAAGCCGGTCAGCGTTCCATGGTGCGTACCTACATCAAGCGCGTCATCAAGGCGATCCAGGGCGGCGACCACAGCCAGGCCATGGCAGAGTTCAAGACAGCTCAGCCGGTCATCGACCGCATCGCTGACAAGGACGCGCTGTCCAAGAAAAAGGCCGCTCGCATCAAGAGCCGCCTGAACAAGCGAATTAAGGCGCTGGCTGCGTAA
- the murJ gene encoding murein biosynthesis integral membrane protein MurJ yields MTMLSRVLGLVRDVVIAALLGAGSGADAFFVAFKIPNFLRRLFAEGAFNQAFVPVLSEYATRRTREEVRELLDAVAGSLTVVLALITAVAMLAAPWLVWVFAPGFGRDPEKLAMTADMLRLTFPYLLLISLTAFSGSVLNTWNRFAVPAFTPVLLNLSLIGAALLLTPLMEDPAMALAWGVLIAGVAQLAFQAPFLARLGLLPKPWPSFAHEGVRRVLRLMAPALFGVSVSQINLLLDTVLASLLAAGSVSWLYYSDRLVELPLGVFGIAIGTVILPALSKRHAEQSNEHFAKMLDWALRAVLLLGLPAALALGVLAEPLLITLFHYGAMTDHDIAMAAMSLRAYALGLVAFMLIKVLAPGFFARQDTKTPVKIGIIAMVANMVFNLLLIWPLAHAGLALATALSAFLNAGLLARGLRREGVLVFQPGWGRFALQLGGGCVVMGLGLYLLAPNWQVWLGWGLWPRVATLAALVTGGALAYFAWLAALGVRLRHFRLNG; encoded by the coding sequence ATGACCATGCTTTCGCGAGTGCTGGGGCTGGTGCGCGATGTGGTTATCGCCGCCCTGCTGGGGGCTGGCAGCGGTGCCGATGCCTTCTTCGTGGCCTTCAAGATTCCCAACTTCCTGCGTCGACTGTTCGCTGAGGGCGCCTTCAATCAGGCCTTCGTGCCGGTGCTCTCCGAGTACGCGACTCGCCGTACCCGCGAGGAGGTCCGCGAGCTGCTCGATGCAGTGGCCGGCAGCCTGACCGTGGTGCTGGCGCTGATCACGGCGGTAGCGATGCTCGCGGCGCCCTGGCTGGTGTGGGTGTTTGCACCAGGCTTCGGCCGCGACCCGGAAAAGCTGGCGATGACCGCCGACATGCTGCGGCTGACCTTTCCTTATCTGCTGTTGATTTCGCTGACGGCCTTTTCCGGCAGCGTGCTCAATACCTGGAACCGCTTCGCGGTGCCAGCCTTCACGCCGGTGCTGCTCAACCTGTCGTTGATCGGTGCGGCGCTGTTGCTCACGCCGCTGATGGAAGATCCGGCCATGGCGCTGGCCTGGGGGGTGCTGATTGCCGGTGTCGCCCAGCTCGCCTTTCAGGCGCCGTTCCTTGCACGGTTGGGGCTTTTACCCAAGCCTTGGCCGTCGTTTGCCCACGAGGGCGTGCGGCGTGTGCTGCGTTTGATGGCGCCGGCGCTGTTCGGGGTATCTGTGTCCCAGATCAATCTGCTGCTGGACACGGTGCTGGCATCCTTGCTGGCCGCCGGCAGCGTGTCCTGGCTGTATTACTCCGACCGTCTGGTCGAGCTGCCGCTTGGCGTGTTCGGGATCGCCATCGGTACGGTGATTCTGCCGGCACTCTCCAAGCGCCACGCCGAGCAGTCCAACGAGCACTTCGCGAAGATGCTCGACTGGGCGCTGCGTGCGGTGCTACTGCTGGGCCTGCCCGCAGCGCTGGCGCTTGGCGTGCTGGCCGAACCGCTGTTGATTACCCTGTTTCACTATGGCGCCATGACCGATCACGACATCGCCATGGCGGCCATGAGCCTGAGGGCCTATGCGTTGGGTCTGGTGGCCTTCATGCTGATCAAGGTATTGGCACCGGGCTTTTTTGCCCGCCAGGACACCAAGACGCCGGTCAAGATCGGCATCATTGCCATGGTGGCCAACATGGTCTTCAACCTGCTGCTGATCTGGCCGCTGGCACATGCCGGTCTGGCGCTGGCCACGGCACTCTCGGCTTTCCTCAATGCCGGCCTGCTGGCTCGCGGGCTGCGCCGCGAGGGCGTGCTGGTGTTCCAGCCCGGCTGGGGGCGCTTCGCCCTGCAGCTGGGCGGCGGCTGTGTGGTGATGGGGCTGGGGCTCTATCTGCTGGCGCCGAACTGGCAGGTGTGGCTCGGCTGGGGGCTTTGGCCGCGCGTCGCTACTCTGGCCGCTTTGGTGACCGGCGGGGCCCTGGCCTATTTCGCCTGGCTGGCGGCACTGGGTGTTCGCCTGCGGCACTTTCGTCTGAATGGCTAG
- the ribF gene encoding bifunctional riboflavin kinase/FAD synthetase — MRVIRGLHNLPRAPQGCVATIGNFDGVHRGHQAILDQLRERAAKLGLPVTVVVFEPQPREFFAGDQAPPRLTRLRDKARLLAECGADQVLCLPFNDALRSLTARQFIERVLVAGLGVRHLVVGDDFRFGRERDGDFSLLARVGEEYGFGVEHTRTFLLDDERVSSTRVRTLLASGNFAQAARMLGRPYRLAGRVIVDQQLGRTIGVPTANVPLLPQPLALRGVYAVVTELTDGRRLPGVANIGWRPTVGSTRPVLEVHLFDVNEDLYGQRLRVYPCARLRGEITFDGLEALKQQITVDQAQARHYFARHGSIATTAATTHESEARQDVAGPADDAAPSAASSIARSTGLPLASAPMAREAATSDSSVGPAPTDQDDG, encoded by the coding sequence ATGCGAGTGATTCGAGGACTACACAATCTGCCCAGGGCACCGCAAGGCTGCGTGGCCACCATCGGCAACTTCGATGGGGTCCATCGTGGCCACCAGGCGATCCTCGATCAGTTGCGCGAGCGCGCCGCCAAGCTGGGGCTGCCGGTCACGGTGGTGGTCTTCGAGCCTCAGCCGCGGGAGTTCTTCGCAGGCGATCAGGCACCGCCGCGGCTTACCCGGTTGCGCGACAAGGCCCGGTTGCTTGCCGAGTGCGGCGCCGATCAGGTGCTGTGCCTGCCGTTCAATGATGCGCTGCGCAGCTTGACCGCGCGACAGTTCATCGAACGTGTTCTGGTCGCGGGCCTGGGCGTGCGCCATCTGGTGGTCGGCGATGACTTCCGCTTCGGCCGCGAGCGGGACGGAGACTTCTCGCTGCTGGCCAGGGTGGGCGAGGAGTACGGCTTTGGCGTCGAGCACACGCGCACCTTCCTGCTCGATGACGAGCGCGTTTCAAGCACCCGGGTGCGCACCCTGCTGGCGAGCGGTAACTTCGCCCAGGCGGCGCGCATGCTGGGGCGGCCCTATCGGCTCGCCGGGCGCGTGATCGTCGACCAGCAGCTTGGCCGCACCATTGGAGTGCCCACCGCCAACGTGCCGCTGCTGCCTCAGCCCTTGGCACTGCGCGGCGTCTATGCGGTGGTCACTGAACTGACCGATGGTCGCCGCCTGCCCGGGGTGGCCAACATCGGCTGGCGACCCACGGTGGGCAGCACTCGACCGGTGCTTGAAGTGCATCTGTTCGATGTGAACGAGGATCTCTACGGCCAGCGGCTGCGGGTCTACCCTTGCGCCCGGCTGCGTGGCGAGATCACCTTCGATGGGCTGGAGGCCCTTAAGCAGCAGATCACCGTCGACCAGGCCCAGGCGCGGCATTATTTCGCACGCCATGGCTCGATAGCGACGACAGCAGCGACAACGCATGAAAGCGAGGCGCGACAGGACGTTGCTGGCCCCGCTGATGACGCGGCACCTTCCGCTGCCTCCTCAATTGCACGTTCTACCGGACTTCCTCTGGCATCGGCGCCGATGGCGCGCGAAGCCGCGACTTCTGACTCCTCGGTGGGCCCGGCCCCTACCGACCAAGATGACGGCTGA
- the ileS gene encoding isoleucine--tRNA ligase — MSDYKHTLNLPETDFPMRGMLPKREPARVARWQEMDLYQRLREARKGRESFVLHDGPPYANGSIHIGHAVNKILKDIIVKSKSLAGYDAPYVPGWDCHGLPIEHKVETTHGKRLEPQRARELCREYAGEQILGQLQDFVRLGVIGDWDNPYRTMDFVNEAGEIRALAEMVKGGYVFKGLKPVNWCFDCGSALAEAEVEYADKKSEAIDVAFPSGNDAKLAAAFGLAELSKPAAVVIWTTTPWTIPANQALNVHPEFNYALVDVGDRLLLLAEDLVESCLARFGLEGEVVATTRGEALDLIEFRHPLYARASTVHLADYVTCDEGSTGIVHSSPTHGVDDFNTCRAYGLEFDDFISPVQGDGVYVDDLPMFGGMMIWKANPKIVAALDEAGALMAHKTITHSYMHCWRHKTPIIYRATAQWFVGMDVTARDGRTLREAALDGIEQTQFVPAWGKARLHSMIANRPDWCISRQRNWGVPIPFFLHKQTGELHPRTVELMEDVAKRVEVEGIDAWFRLTPAELLGDEAADYEKVTDTLDVWFDSGTTHWHVLRHSHPLGHAEGPRADLYLEGSDQHRGWFHSSLLTGCAIDGHPPYRGLLTHGFTVDAQGRKMSKSMGNVVAPQEVMDKLGADILRLWVASTDYSGEMAVSDEILKRTADVYRRIRNTSRFLLANLNGFEPQRDAVAFEDMLALDQWVVDRAAQLQARIETAYEEYRFLDVYQQVHSFCSLELGGFYLDVIKDRQYTTQRDSLARRSAQTALYRVVEALARWVAPILSFTAEEIYENIPGKRSESVLLETYFEGLSTLAADAPLGREFWSRVLEVKQAVNKCLEDARNAKQIKNGLAAEVTLYVDDALEATLAKLGDELRFVLLTSDVRLAPLAEGGAAEATELEGLKVSVVESANTKCERCWHHREDVGSHPEHPDLCGRCITNLPDGPGETRHYA, encoded by the coding sequence ATGAGCGATTACAAGCACACACTGAATCTGCCCGAGACCGACTTCCCGATGCGCGGGATGCTGCCCAAGCGAGAGCCCGCCCGGGTAGCTCGCTGGCAGGAAATGGATCTCTACCAGCGCCTGCGCGAGGCGCGCAAGGGCCGTGAGAGCTTCGTGCTTCACGATGGCCCTCCCTATGCCAATGGCAGCATTCACATCGGCCATGCCGTCAACAAGATCCTCAAGGACATCATCGTCAAGTCGAAGAGCCTTGCCGGCTACGATGCGCCCTATGTGCCCGGCTGGGACTGTCATGGCCTGCCTATCGAACACAAGGTCGAGACCACTCATGGCAAGCGTCTGGAGCCGCAGCGGGCCCGCGAGCTTTGCCGCGAGTATGCCGGCGAGCAGATCCTGGGCCAGCTTCAGGACTTCGTGCGCTTGGGCGTGATCGGCGACTGGGACAACCCCTACCGCACCATGGACTTCGTCAACGAGGCCGGCGAGATCCGCGCGCTGGCCGAGATGGTCAAGGGCGGCTATGTCTTCAAGGGCCTGAAACCGGTCAACTGGTGCTTCGACTGCGGCTCGGCGCTGGCCGAAGCCGAGGTGGAGTACGCCGACAAGAAGTCCGAAGCCATCGACGTGGCCTTCCCGAGCGGCAATGACGCCAAGCTGGCCGCGGCCTTTGGCCTCGCCGAGCTTTCCAAGCCCGCCGCGGTAGTGATCTGGACCACCACGCCCTGGACTATCCCCGCCAACCAGGCACTCAACGTCCATCCGGAGTTCAACTACGCCCTGGTCGACGTGGGCGATCGCCTGCTGCTGCTGGCCGAGGACCTGGTCGAGAGCTGCCTCGCGCGCTTCGGCCTGGAAGGCGAGGTCGTCGCCACTACCCGCGGCGAGGCCCTCGACCTGATCGAGTTCCGTCACCCGCTCTACGCCCGTGCCTCGACGGTTCATCTGGCCGACTACGTCACCTGTGACGAGGGCAGCACCGGCATCGTGCACTCCTCGCCGACTCATGGCGTGGACGACTTCAATACCTGCCGCGCCTATGGCCTGGAATTCGATGACTTCATCAGCCCGGTGCAGGGCGATGGCGTCTACGTCGATGACCTGCCGATGTTCGGCGGCATGATGATCTGGAAGGCCAACCCGAAGATCGTCGCGGCCTTGGATGAGGCCGGTGCACTGATGGCTCACAAGACCATCACCCACAGCTACATGCACTGCTGGCGCCACAAGACGCCGATCATCTACCGCGCCACGGCGCAGTGGTTCGTCGGCATGGACGTCACCGCCCGCGACGGCCGTACCCTGCGCGAAGCGGCGCTCGACGGCATCGAGCAGACGCAGTTCGTGCCGGCCTGGGGCAAGGCGCGCCTGCACTCGATGATCGCCAACCGCCCGGACTGGTGCATCTCCCGCCAGCGCAACTGGGGCGTGCCGATCCCGTTCTTCCTGCACAAGCAGACCGGCGAGCTGCACCCGCGCACCGTCGAGCTGATGGAAGACGTCGCCAAGCGCGTCGAGGTCGAGGGCATCGATGCCTGGTTCCGCCTGACGCCCGCCGAGTTGCTCGGCGATGAGGCGGCCGACTACGAGAAGGTCACCGACACCCTGGACGTGTGGTTCGATTCCGGCACCACCCACTGGCACGTGTTGCGCCACTCCCATCCGCTCGGCCACGCCGAAGGCCCGCGGGCGGATCTGTACCTCGAGGGCTCGGATCAGCACCGCGGCTGGTTCCATTCCTCGTTACTGACCGGCTGCGCCATCGACGGCCACCCGCCGTATCGAGGCCTGCTGACCCACGGCTTCACCGTCGATGCCCAAGGCCGCAAGATGTCCAAGTCGATGGGCAACGTCGTCGCGCCCCAGGAAGTCATGGACAAGCTCGGCGCCGACATCCTGCGCCTGTGGGTGGCCTCCACCGACTATTCCGGCGAGATGGCGGTCTCCGACGAGATCTTGAAGCGCACCGCCGACGTCTACCGTCGTATTCGCAACACCTCGCGCTTCCTGCTCGCCAACCTCAACGGCTTCGAGCCCCAGCGTGACGCCGTGGCCTTCGAGGACATGCTGGCGCTGGACCAGTGGGTGGTCGACCGAGCCGCCCAGCTGCAGGCGCGCATCGAGACCGCCTATGAAGAGTATCGCTTCCTCGATGTCTATCAGCAGGTGCATTCCTTCTGCTCGCTGGAACTCGGTGGCTTCTACCTGGACGTGATCAAGGATCGCCAGTACACCACCCAGCGCGATTCGCTGGCTCGGCGCAGTGCCCAGACGGCGCTCTATCGGGTGGTCGAGGCACTGGCGCGTTGGGTCGCGCCGATCCTGTCGTTCACCGCCGAGGAAATCTACGAGAACATTCCCGGCAAGCGTTCCGAGAGCGTGCTGCTCGAGACCTATTTCGAGGGGCTCTCCACGCTTGCCGCGGACGCGCCGCTGGGTCGCGAGTTCTGGTCCCGGGTGCTCGAGGTCAAGCAGGCAGTCAACAAGTGCCTGGAAGACGCCCGCAACGCCAAGCAGATCAAGAACGGCCTGGCCGCCGAGGTGACGCTCTACGTCGATGATGCCCTCGAGGCGACCCTTGCCAAGCTCGGCGATGAGCTGCGCTTCGTGCTGCTGACCAGCGACGTGCGCCTGGCACCGTTGGCGGAAGGCGGCGCTGCTGAGGCCACCGAGCTCGAGGGCCTCAAGGTCAGCGTCGTGGAAAGCGCCAACACCAAGTGCGAGCGCTGCTGGCACCATCGCGAAGACGTGGGTAGCCACCCCGAGCACCCGGACCTTTGCGGGCGCTGCATCACCAACCTGCCTGACGGACCCGGCGAGACACGTCACTATGCCTGA
- the lspA gene encoding signal peptidase II: MPDQEPSAAAQADQHSAPPMTRPLRWLWLSLAVIVADLGSKVLASAMLAYASPVEVLPVFNLTLLHNTGAAFSFLAEHAGWQRWLFAIIAIGASVGLTVWMRRLRAGETLLAVALALIIGGALGNLYDRLVHGYVVDFLSFHWGQTYFPAFNLADVAITLGAIGLIIESLRDARRGRASS; this comes from the coding sequence ATGCCTGATCAAGAGCCATCAGCGGCTGCGCAGGCCGACCAGCACAGCGCGCCGCCGATGACGCGGCCGCTGCGCTGGCTATGGCTGTCGCTTGCCGTGATCGTCGCCGACCTTGGCAGCAAGGTGCTGGCCTCGGCCATGTTGGCCTACGCCAGTCCGGTGGAGGTGCTGCCGGTCTTCAACCTGACGCTCTTGCATAACACCGGTGCCGCCTTCAGTTTCCTTGCCGAGCACGCCGGATGGCAGCGTTGGCTGTTCGCCATCATTGCCATCGGCGCCAGTGTCGGTCTCACCGTGTGGATGCGTCGGCTGCGCGCCGGCGAGACCCTGCTGGCCGTGGCGCTGGCGCTGATCATCGGCGGGGCCCTGGGCAATCTCTATGACCGGCTGGTGCATGGCTACGTGGTCGACTTCCTGTCGTTCCACTGGGGCCAGACGTACTTCCCGGCCTTCAACCTGGCCGATGTCGCCATTACCCTGGGCGCCATCGGCCTGATCATCGAATCCCTGCGCGACGCCCGCCGCGGGCGAGCCAGTTCCTGA
- the fkpB gene encoding FKBP-type peptidyl-prolyl cis-trans isomerase, protein MSEYRIDEGMEVTLHFTLKLEDGTVVDSTRDKAPATFQVGDGNLPPGFEAPLSGLTDGATGSYEITPEHAFGQHNPQNLQLMKRDDFEGEVPEVGMVMSFADAAGGELPGVIAEIDGEQVTVDFNHPLAGRTLTFEVEVIKVAPATTH, encoded by the coding sequence ATGAGCGAATATCGCATCGACGAGGGGATGGAAGTGACCCTTCACTTCACCCTCAAGCTCGAGGATGGCACGGTGGTGGATTCCACCCGCGACAAGGCCCCGGCGACCTTTCAGGTCGGCGACGGCAACCTGCCACCGGGCTTCGAGGCCCCGCTGTCCGGCCTCACCGATGGCGCCACCGGCAGTTACGAGATCACTCCGGAGCATGCTTTCGGTCAGCACAATCCGCAGAACCTGCAGCTGATGAAGCGTGACGACTTCGAGGGCGAAGTGCCGGAGGTGGGCATGGTGATGTCCTTCGCCGATGCCGCTGGCGGTGAGCTGCCTGGCGTGATCGCCGAGATCGATGGCGAGCAGGTGACGGTGGACTTCAACCACCCGCTGGCCGGGCGTACCCTGACCTTCGAGGTCGAAGTGATCAAGGTCGCCCCCGCGACCACTCACTGA
- the ispH gene encoding 4-hydroxy-3-methylbut-2-enyl diphosphate reductase, with translation MHIQLANPRGFCAGVDRAIEIVNRALDVFGAPIYVRHEVVHNRFVVDTLRERGAIFVEELHEVPDDVIVIFSAHGVSRAVQEEAERRGLRVFDATCPLVTKVHMEVLRYARRGEECILIGHHGHPEVEGTMGRYDTRHGGAIYLVENEADVAALEVKDPSRLAFVTQTTLSMDDTARVIDALRAKFPEIQGPRKDDICYATQNRQDAVRELAAGSQLVLVVGSPNSSNSNRLRELSERVGTPAYLIDDAEQIEAGWLEGVEQIGITAGASAPEVLVNGVIERLQALGAEAPQELAGREETVTFSMPKELREQVIASG, from the coding sequence ATGCATATCCAGTTGGCCAACCCGCGCGGTTTCTGTGCCGGCGTTGATCGAGCCATCGAGATCGTCAATCGCGCCCTCGATGTCTTCGGCGCGCCCATCTACGTGCGCCACGAGGTGGTTCACAACCGCTTCGTGGTCGACACCCTGCGCGAACGCGGGGCGATCTTCGTCGAGGAGCTCCACGAGGTACCCGACGACGTGATCGTGATCTTCTCTGCCCACGGCGTCTCCCGCGCGGTTCAGGAAGAGGCCGAACGCCGGGGCCTGAGGGTCTTCGACGCTACCTGTCCGCTGGTCACCAAGGTGCACATGGAAGTGCTGCGCTACGCGCGTCGCGGAGAGGAGTGCATCCTGATCGGTCACCACGGTCACCCCGAGGTGGAAGGCACCATGGGCCGCTACGACACCCGTCATGGCGGCGCCATCTATTTGGTAGAGAACGAGGCCGATGTGGCGGCACTCGAGGTCAAGGACCCGAGCCGCCTGGCCTTCGTCACCCAGACCACACTGTCGATGGACGATACCGCCCGGGTGATCGATGCGCTGCGCGCCAAGTTCCCCGAGATCCAGGGCCCGCGCAAGGATGACATCTGCTACGCCACCCAGAATCGCCAGGACGCCGTGCGCGAACTCGCCGCCGGCAGTCAGTTGGTGCTGGTGGTAGGTAGCCCCAACAGCTCCAACTCCAACCGCCTGCGCGAACTCTCCGAGCGGGTCGGCACACCTGCCTACCTGATCGACGACGCCGAGCAGATCGAGGCCGGCTGGCTCGAAGGCGTCGAGCAGATTGGCATCACCGCCGGTGCCAGCGCCCCCGAGGTGCTGGTCAATGGCGTGATTGAGCGCCTTCAGGCGCTGGGCGCCGAGGCCCCGCAAGAGCTCGCCGGTCGCGAGGAGACCGTCACCTTCTCGATGCCCAAGGAACTGCGCGAGCAGGTGATCGCCAGCGGTTAG
- a CDS encoding type IV pilin protein codes for MKTQSGFTLIELMITVAVIAILASIAYPSYTQYVARANTAEARATLMEGASAIERCYTESYSYTDCDPALDATDTYSFDFSSSGASSYSLAATANAGANVEEQCLAIDQTGEVTEDCPESGGSGS; via the coding sequence ATGAAAACACAGTCGGGCTTTACGCTGATCGAGCTGATGATCACCGTGGCGGTGATTGCCATCCTCGCCTCCATTGCGTATCCGAGTTACACCCAGTATGTGGCTCGCGCGAACACTGCCGAGGCAAGGGCCACGTTGATGGAGGGAGCCTCGGCTATCGAGCGCTGTTATACCGAAAGCTACAGTTACACTGATTGTGACCCCGCCCTGGATGCTACCGATACATATAGCTTTGATTTCTCTTCTAGCGGTGCCTCCTCGTATTCACTAGCTGCTACTGCAAACGCGGGCGCTAATGTTGAGGAGCAGTGCTTAGCGATTGACCAGACCGGTGAGGTGACAGAGGACTGTCCCGAATCGGGTGGTTCTGGGAGCTGA
- a CDS encoding GspH/FimT family pseudopilin: MGQRGFTLIELLVTMAVAIILATVAVPNFVDMINRQRFATEFNSVLIGLNLARSEAIKRRETVSYVITELGDTSDNTGWQWQVQDDSGAVIRQASGGGKIDLELEGPSTLTFTSLGRIDGGDCYPDPCRISLNGQGKPRYYGIEISRYGRIARLDEIPVDETDEGGA; this comes from the coding sequence ATGGGGCAGCGAGGTTTTACCCTGATCGAACTGCTGGTAACCATGGCGGTGGCCATCATTCTGGCGACCGTCGCGGTGCCCAACTTCGTGGACATGATCAATCGCCAGCGCTTCGCGACCGAATTCAATAGCGTGCTAATTGGCCTGAACCTGGCGCGAAGCGAAGCGATCAAGCGACGTGAAACCGTCAGCTATGTGATCACAGAGCTAGGCGACACTTCTGATAACACGGGATGGCAATGGCAGGTGCAGGATGACTCCGGTGCCGTGATTCGCCAGGCTTCAGGTGGCGGAAAAATCGACTTGGAGCTTGAGGGGCCCTCCACCCTTACCTTTACTTCACTCGGTCGTATTGACGGTGGTGATTGCTATCCCGATCCATGCCGCATCTCTTTGAACGGCCAGGGAAAACCCCGTTACTACGGCATCGAGATCAGCCGCTATGGGCGTATTGCCCGGTTGGATGAGATACCTGTGGATGAAACCGACGAGGGGGGCGCTTAA